GACATGTTGAATTAATCAAATCTCCCTTTAAAAGCTGGCATTATTTTTTCTGTGGAAAAGTCAAAAATCAGGTAGAGAAGATGTTGGGCAATTATCTTACTAAAATGAACATTTCTCTGTAGCATAATATAGTCTGTCATTTGGTTGTAACAATAGCTTAGGTCTACTTCATAGTCTACAAGAATTTCAGTAAAGAACTCGTAGACTTAGAATTCTCACAAGAGGGAGATAAAGCATCACTGGCTAATGGTGGTTCCAGTTTTATGTGTATAATATAAGTGCATAATTAACTAATAAAATTAGTtaaacttaccatatataagacCATTCAAACATTTTAAGAGCAGCAGCTTTGCTATGGGTTTCACTGGTGAActttctttcctcttttttaGTAATTAAAAAGGTTAAGATTAGTACAATATGCAAGCATAATCTGTTCTGCTTTTTGACTCTTGAAGCAGATGGAAAATTCTATTCTGTGGTGACTCACGTGTTTGTTAGGAAATCTAACTCTGGCACTTAATGAGAAATAGCAACATAGCTCATTCAGATGGAGAATCTAAGTCAATTTGGACAGAAAAGTGACATTACTAAGCCACAATCTGGAGATGTGGAACATATTGTGTGTTGCAATACAGATGcattttattatagtattattcaGGATGAGTTAAAGAAATGCCTTGTTTTATAGCACCTTTATAACAGTTTTTAGTTACAAATATTTGCATTCCCTTGTAAGTGATTACatattctatattttatataatgcttgtttatgaataaaaatgaatggaaaagTACATGTGGCCGTGCTATTCCATACATTACTAATCCAAAACATACTTTTAGTCTCGATTGCAAATGAATAAACATGAAACAAATGACAGtttaatttttctttcttttttgtcatAAACATCTGAAGCAAAAATTACAAACAGGTTATAAGAAGTCTGGTTTAATTTAatgaaaaattacatttttagcataagTCAGATTTGCGAAATGTAAGCAGGCAGAACATGTGTTGATAATGAATAACACTGAAGATCCGTGAATAACACCAAAAgattcttttttcattttgtcgCATTGATGATGTTAGGGTTCCAGGATCTGATGATAATGAATCTGTGCAAGCAACAGCATTGTCAAAATATATCAAACATAGCTCTAActagtttaaaaaatatattatatataaaatacagttatTAACACAAGTACAAAAACGTATTAACATtctttgtaaatatataaaaatactttaaatataaaatatttgtgtattttttatgatgagacatgttaatataataaaccaaaGTCTATTCTAAGTTTATGTACAGTTTGTTGATGCTTTAGAATTCTGGCCTTCAGACTGTAGTGCTGGCTGCAGCTTCCTCAGGTGAACAGCTTGCACGAATTAACACAGACTCTGTGGCAGACAGGTTCTCACTGAGCTCTCGCAGTGAGCTCTTTGTAAGGCTTAAGCAGGATGTCTTAAGAATTGCCCACATTTTCTTACGAAACAGCCCATAGAGCAATGGGTTAACACAGCTGTTGAAGAAAGCAAGGCTGGTAGCCAGAGGAAACCCCACAGACATGGCGCGGTGTAGGTCGGGTGAGGTGTGCAGACTCAACTCCATTAGGCCAAAGGTGTGGAATGGTGCCCAGCAGAGGAAGAAAGCCACAATAACAGCAAGGACCATTCTGGAGAAACTGGAAATGTGAATTGTGTTGGACTTCATTTTTATGGCCAGCAGTATAGCAGTCATGCTGATTGTAAGAAACGGTAGCAGGAAGCCAACTGTAGTGCGGAGAGTCACCATGGCAATATGTCTAATCATAGCAATATGTCTATCCACATTATGGAAGTTATTAAAACATACAACCTTTTGTTGGTAATTTATTGTTTCTCGAAAAATCAGAGCCGGACTGCTTATTAGAGCAGACACAACCCAGATCAGCAAACATACAATCCAGGCCATTTGCACAGTACGGAACTTTTGGCACCACCTTAGGTGTACCAGAGAGATGTAGCGATCCAGACTGAGCACAGTGAGGGATAGGACACTGGCATACATGTTCACAGTACACACAAAAGAGTTTAGTTTGCACATATCCTGACCAAAGACCCAATTAAAGTCACGTAGCACATAATCAATGGAGAAAGGcaagaaaagaacaaatatGAAATCGGCAATGGCCAGGTTTTGCAGCCATACAGTGTTAACTGTCCGTTTGATTTTGAATGCAGTCAACCAGATCACAATGCCATTCCCAATTACACCAATAACAAATGCCAAGGAGTAGACGATTACAGAAGTAATATGCAAAGCCTGTTTCTGGACATAACCCTCTGGTTTTACCTCCTCAAAATCTCCGTACTCCAAATAGTCATAGGTGTAGTTTTCATAGTCCAAATCCTCCATTTTCATCACTGTAGAGAACTGACTTAGTATGGTATTCACTGTGGAGGAAAATAACaagtttttaaaaagtgttcTGCTTTTACTTTAACTCGGTTCTCAGGACAAAACGGTTCTCAACCTTAAGGTCACCCAAGACTGGAGATCTTTACTACAGTTAACATGGGATTCTAAGCAATTTAGGTTTAGATAtggaatattaaaaaaatattcaaatgTTTGGCATGACCATTTCTGTATAagctatttatttagtttggagCTCCTTTCGTGGTCATGAAAAGCTACATGAAGAGTATAAATGACTTGTTAATACTTACATGAGAaacttatttactttattacagTTTCTTACTGGGAAGAACAGCAACCACAGATAGGAGTGAGGTTGTAGTGGAGTTataaaaaggttgagaaccccTGCCTAATTTATCTGAAAGGATTTTAGGAGGTTTTTCTTAAAGCATAATTGAGTGAACAAAtgaattttttataatgtttaagaGTATATCATAAATCATCCTGAAAATGTTTCTGTGTTAAATGACAGTGCAATTAAAATAGATTTGGTAGAATTTTGTTGATAAATGCATCATACCTCATTGCGTAACTTTCACCCACTAATTAGTTATTGCATCACAAAATATTTGTCTAGGAGTACCTAGTGATAACATATTTCTCCCAGCGTGGTCTAATTTTCACATTCTCAAGTTACATACTGTAGATTTAAGTTTAAGAAATTCCCATTTCCAAACACAAaaattgtgtttaaatgtgtaaatacaaatacaaaagtcCAATATACTTAGTTACATATTAAAGCTTTGTGAAAAAGCAGGCTTACCTTATGTTGTAAGTACATCAGCTCCCCTGCACTAACTCACCAATTTGATATTCTGGGTTTGAGCAGCTTTGctaatttcctttttttcttctggGCGTTGCTTCTTCATTCCAGAATGATCTAATGAATGATCTAAATCAACTAAATTAAggggaagaaagaaaaagagcaaTAAATCCATAGAAGTAAATGAATAGCATCAGAAGCAATCTTAGGAAAAGAAGAAACTAACCCTCTATATTTTAGCCGTCTATATTTTTGTTGAAAACACCCTGTTTTCCTGTCCCTCCTATTTTGTTTCCTAAATTCTGCACCTCAGTGTAACTAGTGTCAGTCAGCTTCCCTTACTTCTTCACTGTCAGGAAAAATCTCACCCACAAGTCAACAACATAAACACCCAGCCACAAAAACCAAGCCCAGTTTATGAATAATCCTTATAAAAACATGCATCACCTCCAGTAAATACCATTTTCCTTAACCACAACCTATCCAGTCATGGAGCTGTAAGGACCAGAATCTTAGTTCATGGTGAATGTTGTTCTGTAAAAGCTTTTTATCTTCAGCTCCTGATTGTGACATTAGCTTCCAGCATTCCTGAAATCTGTTCCTCCTAGCAATGCAATATATCCTGTTCCACAGCCTATCACACTCCCATGCCTAACAGCTGCCAAATTAAATGCTGCATTTTACATCTCCAAATGTTGTTTTGTCAATTTTGGCCACTGTCAGTCCAAAAAACCTTTCCAAAATGCCTCTGACATTTTAGACATTTTGCAGTTTAACATTTGTGATGTGGCTGTGTGTAAGGTTTTATATGGGTTGCTTTTGATATATGCAGGTCCTTTGCTGTCATATGAGTTTGCTTGGCTTTTTTGTCCAACATAAAAGTAGTTCTACTTCTTTTATATGTCTCCTTAACTGA
The Trichomycterus rosablanca isolate fTriRos1 chromosome 12, fTriRos1.hap1, whole genome shotgun sequence genome window above contains:
- the cmklr2 gene encoding chemerin-like receptor 2 — its product is MKMEDLDYENYTYDYLEYGDFEEVKPEGYVQKQALHITSVIVYSLAFVIGVIGNGIVIWLTAFKIKRTVNTVWLQNLAIADFIFVLFLPFSIDYVLRDFNWVFGQDMCKLNSFVCTVNMYASVLSLTVLSLDRYISLVHLRWCQKFRTVQMAWIVCLLIWVVSALISSPALIFRETINYQQKVVCFNNFHNVDRHIAMIRHIAMVTLRTTVGFLLPFLTISMTAILLAIKMKSNTIHISSFSRMVLAVIVAFFLCWAPFHTFGLMELSLHTSPDLHRAMSVGFPLATSLAFFNSCVNPLLYGLFRKKMWAILKTSCLSLTKSSLRELSENLSATESVLIRASCSPEEAAASTTV